The following proteins come from a genomic window of Corynebacterium hansenii:
- a CDS encoding ATP-dependent Clp protease ATP-binding subunit, whose translation MFERFTDRARRVVVLAQDEARELNHNYIGTEHILLGLISEGDGVAAKALESMGISLEAVRSEVVDIIGRGAQPPSGHIPFTPRAKKVLEYSLREALQLGHKYIGTEHILLGLIREGEGVAAQVLVKLGADLPRVRQQVIQLLSGFQGDDSDGPAGGPEQRPVGATSGQRVADGNHQAGSLVLDQFGRNLTVAAREGKLDPVVGREKEIERIMQVLSRRTKNNPVLIGEPGVGKTAVVEGLALDIVNNRVPETLKDKQLYSLDLGSLVAGSRYRGDFEERLKKVLKEINQRGDIILFIDEIHTLVGAGAAEGAIDAASILKPKLARGELQTIGATTLDEYRKHIEKDAALERRFQPVNVPEPSVDLSIEILKGLRDKYEQHHRVSITDQALVAAATLSDRYINDRFLPDKAVDLIDEAGARMRIKRMTAPADLQEIDGRIADVRREKEAAIDAQDFEKAAGLRDTERKLGEERREKEKKWRSGESDTITEVGEEQIAEVLANWTGIPVFKLTEEESSRLLRMEEELHKRIIGQDEAVQAVSRAIRRTRAGLKDPKRPSGSFIFAGPSGVGKTELSKALAEFLFGDEDSLIQIDMGEFHDRFTASRLFGAPPGYVGYEEGGQLTEKVRRKPFSVVLFDEIEKAHKEIYNTLLQVLEDGRLTDAQGRVVDFKNTVLIFTSNLGTQDISKAVGMGFSGVGEQDADGQYERMKGKVNDELKKHFRPEFLNRIDEIVVFKQLSREEIVEMVDLMLARVSEQLKEKRITMDVTDQAKNLLAKRGFDPVLGARPLRRTIQREIEDQLSEKILYGQIGMGETVLVDVDGWDGESEGSDATFTFVTKATDGAEVPDELDGLEAMGAADGTIGTGAGDVIDAAEAAVEEAARESEAAESGSKSGADADAEDDGRNADGDR comes from the coding sequence ATGTTCGAGAGGTTCACCGACCGCGCCCGGCGCGTCGTCGTCCTGGCGCAGGACGAGGCACGCGAGCTCAACCACAATTACATCGGCACCGAGCACATTCTGCTGGGCCTCATCAGCGAGGGCGACGGCGTCGCCGCGAAGGCCCTGGAGTCCATGGGCATCTCCCTCGAGGCCGTGCGCTCCGAGGTCGTCGACATCATCGGCCGCGGCGCCCAGCCGCCCAGCGGCCACATCCCCTTCACCCCGCGGGCCAAGAAGGTCCTGGAGTACTCGCTGCGCGAGGCCCTGCAGCTGGGCCACAAGTACATCGGCACCGAGCACATCCTGCTCGGCCTGATCCGCGAGGGCGAGGGCGTCGCCGCCCAGGTGCTGGTCAAGCTCGGCGCCGACCTGCCGCGCGTGCGCCAGCAGGTCATCCAGCTGCTGTCCGGCTTCCAGGGCGACGACTCCGACGGCCCCGCCGGCGGCCCCGAGCAGCGCCCCGTGGGCGCCACCTCCGGCCAGCGCGTCGCCGACGGCAACCACCAGGCCGGTTCGCTCGTGCTCGACCAGTTCGGCCGCAACCTCACCGTCGCCGCCCGCGAGGGCAAGCTCGACCCGGTGGTCGGCCGCGAGAAGGAAATCGAGCGGATCATGCAGGTGCTGTCGCGCCGCACCAAGAACAACCCGGTGCTCATCGGCGAGCCCGGCGTGGGCAAGACCGCCGTCGTCGAGGGCCTGGCCCTGGACATCGTCAACAACCGCGTGCCGGAGACCCTGAAGGACAAGCAGCTCTACTCGCTGGACCTGGGCTCCCTGGTCGCCGGTTCCCGCTACCGCGGCGACTTCGAGGAGCGCCTGAAGAAGGTGCTCAAGGAGATCAACCAGCGCGGCGACATCATCCTGTTCATCGACGAGATCCACACCCTCGTCGGCGCCGGCGCCGCCGAAGGCGCGATCGACGCCGCGTCGATCCTGAAGCCGAAGCTGGCCCGCGGCGAGCTGCAGACCATCGGCGCCACCACCCTCGACGAGTACCGCAAGCACATCGAGAAGGACGCCGCCCTGGAACGCCGCTTCCAGCCGGTCAACGTGCCGGAGCCGAGCGTCGACCTGTCCATCGAGATCCTCAAGGGCCTCCGCGACAAGTACGAGCAGCACCACCGCGTGTCCATCACCGACCAGGCGCTGGTCGCCGCCGCGACGCTGTCCGACCGCTACATCAACGACCGCTTCCTGCCGGACAAGGCCGTCGACCTCATCGACGAGGCCGGCGCCCGCATGCGCATCAAGCGCATGACCGCCCCGGCGGACCTGCAGGAGATCGACGGCCGCATCGCGGACGTGCGCCGCGAGAAGGAAGCCGCCATCGACGCGCAGGACTTCGAGAAGGCCGCTGGCCTGCGCGACACCGAGCGCAAGCTGGGCGAGGAACGCCGCGAGAAGGAAAAGAAGTGGCGCTCCGGCGAGTCCGACACCATCACCGAGGTCGGCGAGGAGCAGATCGCCGAGGTGCTGGCCAACTGGACCGGCATCCCCGTGTTCAAGCTCACCGAGGAAGAGTCCTCGCGCCTGCTGCGCATGGAGGAGGAGCTGCACAAGCGGATCATCGGCCAGGACGAGGCCGTGCAGGCCGTGTCCCGCGCCATCCGCCGCACCCGCGCCGGCCTGAAGGACCCGAAGCGCCCGTCCGGGTCGTTCATCTTCGCCGGACCGTCGGGCGTCGGCAAGACCGAGCTGTCGAAGGCGCTGGCCGAGTTCCTGTTCGGCGACGAGGATTCGCTGATCCAGATCGACATGGGCGAGTTCCACGACCGCTTCACCGCCTCGCGCCTCTTCGGCGCCCCTCCGGGCTACGTCGGCTACGAGGAGGGCGGCCAGCTCACCGAGAAGGTGCGCCGCAAGCCGTTCTCCGTCGTGCTGTTCGACGAGATCGAGAAGGCCCACAAGGAGATCTACAACACCCTCCTGCAGGTCCTCGAGGACGGCCGCCTCACCGACGCGCAGGGCCGCGTCGTGGACTTCAAGAACACGGTGCTCATCTTCACCTCGAACCTGGGCACGCAGGACATCTCGAAGGCCGTGGGCATGGGCTTCTCCGGCGTCGGCGAGCAGGATGCCGACGGCCAGTACGAGCGCATGAAGGGCAAGGTCAACGACGAGCTGAAGAAGCACTTCCGCCCCGAGTTCCTCAACCGCATCGACGAGATCGTCGTGTTCAAGCAGCTGTCCCGCGAGGAGATCGTGGAGATGGTCGACCTGATGCTGGCCCGCGTCTCGGAGCAGCTGAAGGAAAAGCGCATCACCATGGACGTCACCGATCAGGCGAAAAACCTGCTGGCCAAGCGGGGCTTCGACCCGGTGCTGGGCGCCCGCCCGCTGCGCCGCACCATCCAGCGCGAGATCGAGGACCAGCTGTCCGAGAAGATCCTGTACGGCCAGATCGGCATGGGCGAGACCGTGCTGGTCGACGTCGACGGCTGGGACGGCGAGTCCGAGGGCTCCGACGCCACGTTCACCTTCGTCACGAAGGCGACCGACGGCGCCGAGGTCCCCGATGAGCTCGACGGCCTGGAGGCCATGGGCGCCGCCGACGGCACCATCGGCACCGGCGCCGGCGACGTCATCGACGCGGCCGAGGCCGCCGTGGAGGAGGCCGCCCGCGAGAGCGAGGCCGCCGAGTCCGGCTCCAAGTCCGGGGCCGATGCCGACGCCGAAGACGACGGCCGGAACGCCGACGGCGACCGGTAA
- the mgtE gene encoding magnesium transporter has translation MTTSRDRLEFDVLADHLALMLAQEDLASIEKLIRDMPPSDLVNVLEREDPDDRAIIYRLLPRELALEVFDRFNGSMRAELLTGLRDEHVVGVFEHLDPDDRAALVDELPASVSAKLFSGLSEKERKLTAPMLGYPSGAIGRHMSTEYVRVRPGMTAREAIAHVRATGEGAETVYLLMVTDDHRRLEGVVGLRDLIFALDGEAGGKDGEGGEAAGDPLTVRDLMKAPESVTASEDAETAARRAVRTTHLVTPVVDEEGRLIGILTIDDANRIIDRADEEDAARAGASEPLDRPYLVTSVATLVRSRIVWLLVLALSAILTVQVLEMFEDALAKVVTLSLFIPLLTGTAGNTGSQAATTVTRALAVGEVRLRDTWKVAWREVRVGVTMGVLLGLIGAVVAGVVYGLDFGLIIGLTLVSICTIAATVGGIMPMIARAIKADPAVFSTPFISTFCDASGLIVYFLIAKAVLGL, from the coding sequence ATGACCACCTCCCGCGACCGACTCGAGTTCGACGTCCTGGCCGACCATCTGGCGCTGATGCTGGCGCAGGAGGATCTGGCGTCGATAGAGAAGCTGATCCGGGACATGCCGCCGTCGGATCTGGTCAACGTGCTGGAGCGGGAGGACCCGGATGACCGGGCGATCATTTACCGGCTGCTGCCGCGCGAGCTGGCGCTGGAGGTGTTCGACCGCTTCAACGGGAGCATGCGCGCGGAGCTGCTGACGGGGCTTCGCGACGAGCACGTCGTCGGCGTTTTCGAGCACCTCGACCCCGACGACCGCGCGGCGCTGGTCGACGAGCTGCCCGCGTCGGTGTCGGCGAAGCTGTTTTCCGGGCTGTCGGAGAAGGAGCGCAAGCTCACCGCCCCGATGCTCGGCTACCCGTCGGGCGCGATCGGCCGCCACATGTCCACGGAATACGTGCGGGTGCGTCCGGGGATGACGGCACGGGAGGCCATCGCGCACGTCCGAGCCACCGGCGAGGGCGCCGAGACCGTGTACCTGCTCATGGTCACCGACGACCACCGCCGCCTCGAGGGCGTGGTGGGGCTGCGGGACCTGATCTTCGCGCTGGATGGCGAGGCCGGCGGTAAGGACGGCGAGGGCGGCGAGGCAGCCGGCGACCCCTTGACCGTCCGCGACCTGATGAAGGCCCCGGAGTCGGTGACGGCGTCGGAGGACGCCGAGACCGCGGCGCGCCGGGCGGTGCGCACCACCCACCTGGTCACGCCGGTGGTCGACGAGGAGGGGCGGTTGATCGGCATCCTGACCATCGACGACGCCAACCGCATCATCGACCGCGCCGACGAGGAGGACGCCGCCCGCGCCGGCGCGTCCGAGCCGCTGGACCGCCCGTACCTGGTCACGTCGGTGGCCACGCTGGTGCGGTCGCGCATCGTGTGGCTGCTGGTGCTCGCGCTGTCGGCGATCCTGACGGTGCAGGTGCTGGAGATGTTCGAGGACGCGCTTGCCAAGGTGGTGACGCTGTCGCTGTTCATCCCGCTGCTCACCGGCACCGCCGGCAACACCGGCTCGCAGGCGGCGACGACGGTCACCCGCGCCCTGGCCGTCGGCGAGGTGCGGCTGCGCGACACGTGGAAGGTGGCGTGGCGCGAGGTCCGCGTCGGCGTGACCATGGGCGTGCTGCTGGGGCTGATCGGCGCGGTGGTCGCGGGGGTCGTCTACGGGCTCGACTTCGGGCTGATCATCGGGCTGACGCTGGTGTCCATCTGCACCATCGCCGCCACCGTCGGCGGCATCATGCCGATGATCGCCCGGGCCATCAAGGCCGACCCGGCGGTGTTCTCCACGCCGTTCATCTCGACGTTCTGCGACGCGTCGGGCCTGATCGTGTATTTCCTCATCGCGAAGGCGGTGCTGGGGCTCTAG
- the ald gene encoding alanine dehydrogenase: MRIGIPREIKSGEHRVAASPSGVASLTRAGHEVLVEAGAGEGSSMPDRAYADAGATIVDSAEEVWAKGDLLLKVKEPIGPEFDLMRRDQILFTYLHLAAAPECARALLDAGTTSIAYETVTDDRGELPLLTPMSQVAGRLAVQVGAYHLMSHFGGRGILLPGVPGTRPARVTIIGAGQVGASAVAMAHGLRADVTVLDLDPRALKRIDDIYRGTVDTVFSTAHEIEQELLQADLVIGAVLVPGAKAPTLVPDDLVARMKPGAVLVDVAIDQGGCFESSRPTTHDDPVYRVHDTLFYCVTNMPGAVANTSTQALANSTLPYAMALAEHSWPGAAEVLPGLADGLMTHEGTLRNGYVAEALDLDHVPAR, encoded by the coding sequence ATGCGCATCGGAATCCCCCGCGAGATCAAGAGCGGCGAGCATCGCGTCGCGGCCAGCCCGTCCGGAGTGGCGTCGCTGACGCGAGCCGGGCACGAGGTTCTCGTGGAGGCCGGGGCCGGCGAGGGGTCCTCGATGCCGGACCGGGCGTACGCCGACGCGGGCGCGACGATCGTCGATTCCGCCGAGGAGGTGTGGGCGAAGGGCGATCTGCTGCTGAAGGTCAAGGAGCCCATCGGCCCCGAGTTCGACCTGATGCGCCGGGACCAGATCCTGTTCACCTACCTGCATTTGGCGGCGGCCCCGGAGTGCGCGCGGGCGCTGCTCGACGCCGGCACGACGTCCATCGCCTACGAGACCGTCACCGACGACCGCGGCGAGCTGCCGCTGCTGACGCCGATGAGCCAGGTCGCCGGCCGGCTGGCCGTGCAGGTGGGCGCGTACCACCTGATGAGCCACTTCGGCGGCCGCGGCATCCTGCTGCCCGGCGTCCCCGGCACCCGCCCGGCGCGGGTGACCATCATCGGCGCGGGCCAGGTGGGCGCGTCGGCGGTGGCGATGGCGCACGGCCTGCGCGCGGACGTCACGGTCCTGGACCTGGATCCGCGGGCGCTCAAGCGCATCGACGACATCTACCGCGGCACGGTGGACACCGTCTTCTCCACGGCCCACGAGATCGAGCAGGAGCTGCTCCAGGCGGACCTGGTCATCGGCGCCGTGCTCGTCCCGGGCGCGAAGGCCCCGACCCTGGTGCCCGACGACCTGGTCGCCCGCATGAAGCCGGGCGCGGTGCTGGTCGACGTGGCCATCGACCAGGGCGGCTGCTTCGAATCCTCGCGCCCCACCACCCACGACGACCCGGTGTACCGGGTCCACGACACCCTCTTCTACTGCGTGACCAACATGCCCGGCGCCGTGGCCAACACGTCGACGCAGGCGCTGGCGAACTCCACCCTCCCCTATGCGATGGCCCTGGCCGAGCACAGCTGGCCCGGCGCGGCGGAGGTCCTGCCCGGGCTTGCCGACGGGCTGATGACGCATGAAGGGACGCTGCGCAACGGGTACGTCGCCGAAGCCCTCGATCTGGACCACGTCCCCGCCCGGTGA
- a CDS encoding AMP-binding protein, which yields MSEKIDVHATTNADTAEIGAAEKFRARARKSLRGTGDLIRGLAPVTKAGVLGAMGPGAMGKAAHSIYRWDFLPSGLLGIAAARDPHHTAIIDDGGSMTYSEFHDNANRLARALRHGDIRPRDRIGVLSRNHRGFLLALCAHGRLGTDLVLLNTGASAEQTRSVIREQKIDFLFIDEEFTHMLPEDFDQCPVAVSWLEDHTDTSCVREGWTSMREMLRTAPPEAWPTADLPTRPRRGRVIILTSGTTGTPKGARRPEPKSWMPASSIMSRIPLRHNRPAYLAAPLFHTWGFATAQLCIALRSTMILRRHFNPTDALNIVEAHNPHTIFVVPTMLQRMVEVMPDDYDVSTSPLKVIASCGSAIPEHIVKTTLDRFGPVLYNQYGSTEVSWATIATPAELAQNPTTAGRAPLGTRVSIRDADGNELGEGETGRIFVGNGMLYEGYTRPGADKEIIDGMVCTGDLGRLENGMLYISGREDDMIVSGGENVFPRETEDALSNLPGIRECAVAGVPDDRFGQALVAWVVREDSPEGEALTDESIRTFVRQRLARHSVPRETVFMDELPRNAVGKVVPRMLPKPWEGDGAQLVGQDQLRPAG from the coding sequence ATGTCCGAGAAGATCGACGTCCACGCGACGACCAACGCCGACACCGCGGAAATCGGCGCCGCGGAGAAGTTCCGCGCGCGAGCCCGGAAATCGCTGCGCGGCACGGGCGACCTCATCCGGGGCCTCGCCCCGGTGACCAAGGCCGGCGTGCTCGGCGCGATGGGCCCGGGCGCGATGGGCAAGGCCGCCCACTCGATCTACCGTTGGGACTTCCTGCCCTCCGGGCTGCTCGGCATCGCCGCCGCGCGCGACCCCCACCACACCGCCATCATCGACGACGGCGGGTCGATGACGTACTCCGAGTTCCACGACAACGCCAACCGCCTCGCCCGCGCCCTGCGCCACGGCGACATCCGGCCCCGCGACCGCATCGGCGTGCTGTCCCGCAACCACCGCGGCTTCCTGCTCGCCCTGTGCGCCCACGGCCGCCTGGGCACCGACCTGGTGCTGCTCAACACCGGCGCGTCCGCCGAGCAGACCCGCTCCGTCATCCGCGAGCAGAAGATCGACTTCCTCTTCATCGACGAGGAATTCACCCACATGCTCCCCGAGGACTTCGACCAGTGCCCCGTCGCCGTGTCGTGGCTCGAGGACCACACCGACACCTCCTGCGTCCGCGAGGGCTGGACGTCGATGCGCGAGATGCTGCGCACCGCCCCGCCGGAGGCCTGGCCCACCGCGGACCTGCCCACGCGCCCCCGCCGCGGCCGCGTGATCATCCTGACCTCCGGCACCACCGGCACCCCGAAGGGCGCCCGCCGCCCGGAGCCGAAGTCGTGGATGCCTGCGTCGTCGATCATGAGCCGCATCCCCCTGCGCCACAACCGGCCCGCCTACCTGGCGGCGCCGCTGTTCCACACGTGGGGCTTCGCGACGGCCCAGCTGTGCATCGCGCTGCGGTCCACCATGATCCTGCGCCGCCACTTCAACCCCACCGACGCCCTGAACATCGTCGAGGCGCACAACCCCCACACGATCTTCGTCGTGCCGACGATGCTGCAGCGCATGGTCGAGGTCATGCCCGACGACTACGACGTGAGCACGTCGCCGCTGAAGGTCATCGCGTCGTGCGGTTCGGCGATCCCCGAGCACATCGTGAAGACGACCCTCGACCGCTTCGGTCCCGTCCTGTACAACCAGTACGGCTCCACCGAGGTCAGCTGGGCGACCATCGCCACCCCGGCGGAGCTCGCCCAGAACCCGACCACCGCCGGCCGCGCACCGCTGGGCACGCGCGTCTCCATCCGCGACGCCGACGGCAACGAGCTCGGCGAGGGCGAGACCGGCCGCATCTTCGTGGGCAACGGCATGCTCTACGAGGGCTACACCCGCCCGGGCGCCGACAAGGAGATCATCGACGGCATGGTCTGCACCGGCGACCTCGGGCGCCTGGAGAACGGCATGCTGTACATCTCCGGCCGCGAGGACGACATGATCGTCTCCGGCGGCGAGAACGTCTTCCCCCGCGAGACCGAGGACGCCCTGTCCAACCTGCCCGGCATCCGCGAATGCGCCGTCGCCGGCGTGCCCGACGACCGCTTCGGCCAGGCCCTGGTCGCGTGGGTCGTCCGCGAGGATTCGCCGGAGGGCGAGGCGCTCACCGACGAGTCGATCCGCACCTTCGTCCGGCAGCGCCTGGCCCGCCACTCGGTGCCGCGCGAGACCGTGTTCATGGACGAGCTGCCCCGCAACGCCGTGGGCAAGGTCGTCCCGCGCATGCTGCCCAAGCCGTGGGAGGGCGACGGCGCCCAGCTGGTCGGCCAGGATCAGCTGCGCCCGGCGGGATAG
- a CDS encoding excalibur calcium-binding domain-containing protein, with translation MAPAPIVAPAVVPVATPPTYANCEQAFDAGAAPLYAGDPGYGPELDPDGDGVACPIADEAGATDAAEAPVAPAGIMGDPAPEPEPEPAPEAAPAPDPTPEPEPAPEAEPAPEPIPEPTPAAEPEPAPEPEPEPAPEPAPAPAPEPQPEPAPAPAPAPAPAPVTGGGGDVYYPNCKAARAAGAAPILAGEPGYRAALDRDRDGIACE, from the coding sequence ATGGCTCCGGCCCCGATCGTGGCCCCTGCGGTGGTCCCCGTTGCGACCCCGCCGACGTACGCGAACTGCGAGCAGGCTTTCGACGCCGGCGCCGCGCCGCTGTACGCCGGGGACCCCGGTTACGGCCCGGAACTCGACCCCGACGGAGACGGTGTCGCCTGCCCCATCGCCGACGAGGCCGGCGCCACGGATGCCGCAGAGGCCCCGGTCGCCCCCGCGGGGATCATGGGAGACCCCGCTCCCGAACCGGAGCCCGAGCCCGCGCCCGAGGCAGCGCCTGCGCCAGACCCCACGCCCGAACCGGAGCCCGCTCCCGAGGCAGAGCCTGCGCCCGAGCCCATCCCCGAGCCCACCCCGGCAGCCGAACCGGAGCCCGCGCCCGAGCCGGAACCCGAGCCGGCTCCCGAGCCCGCTCCTGCTCCGGCACCCGAACCCCAGCCCGAGCCCGCACCCGCGCCCGCTCCGGCTCCGGCTCCGGCTCCGGTCACCGGTGGCGGCGGTGACGTGTACTACCCCAATTGCAAGGCCGCCCGCGCCGCGGGTGCCGCGCCGATCCTGGCGGGAGAGCCCGGCTACCGCGCCGCACTGGACCGCGACAGGGATGGCATCGCCTGCGAGTAA
- a CDS encoding ribonucleoside triphosphate reductase: protein MTPSSPHLIDPCSTIDEYLDRADWRINANANQDFSLGGMMLNTSGKVVANYWLDHVFAPEAGAAHREGAIHIHDLDMLAGYCAGWSLRALLEEGFGGVAGAVSSAPPKHLTSALGQMVNFLGTLQNEWAGAQSFSSFDTYLAPFVRLDGLDYDQVEQAIQEFVFNLNVPSRWGTQTPFTNLTFDWVCPPELRDQIPFVGDEPADFTYGELQAEMDMLNRAFIEVMGRGDASGRAFTFPIPTYNITPDFDWDHPNARRLFDMTARYGLPYFQNFINSDLDPGQIRSMCCRLQLDLRELLARGNGLFGSAELTGSIGVVTVNCARLGFLHAGDMPALLAELDDLLALGVGVLEARRRTVAKLIDDGLYPYTRRWLPGLDNHFSTLGVNGINEMVRNFTGDADDITTARGHRMAADLLDHIRARLVEFQEETGHMFNLEATPAEGATYRFAREDRRRYPGILQAGTDDEPYYTNSSQLPVGYTDDPFRALAEQEDLQSKYTGGTVLHLYMGEALNSGDACAALVRRSLENFHLPYVTVTPTFSVCPVHGYRSGEVDACPTCGGEVEVWTRVMGYFRPVSSFNVGKKGEHHERLAFAQGHLASQGHVA, encoded by the coding sequence ATGACGCCCTCTTCCCCGCACCTCATCGACCCCTGCTCCACCATCGACGAGTACCTCGACCGCGCGGACTGGCGGATCAACGCCAACGCCAACCAGGACTTCAGCCTGGGCGGGATGATGCTCAACACCTCCGGCAAGGTGGTGGCCAACTACTGGCTGGACCACGTCTTCGCGCCGGAGGCCGGCGCCGCGCACCGCGAAGGCGCGATCCACATCCACGACCTCGACATGCTCGCCGGCTACTGCGCGGGCTGGTCGCTGCGCGCGCTGCTGGAGGAGGGCTTCGGCGGCGTCGCCGGCGCCGTGTCCTCCGCCCCGCCGAAGCACCTGACGTCGGCGCTGGGCCAGATGGTCAACTTCCTGGGCACGCTGCAGAACGAGTGGGCCGGCGCGCAGTCGTTTTCCAGCTTTGACACCTACCTCGCGCCGTTCGTGCGCCTCGACGGGCTGGACTACGACCAGGTCGAGCAGGCGATCCAGGAGTTCGTGTTCAACCTCAACGTCCCGTCGCGGTGGGGCACGCAGACGCCGTTCACGAACCTCACCTTCGACTGGGTCTGCCCGCCGGAGCTGCGGGATCAGATCCCCTTCGTCGGCGACGAACCCGCGGATTTCACCTACGGCGAGCTGCAGGCGGAGATGGACATGCTCAACCGCGCGTTCATCGAGGTCATGGGCCGCGGCGACGCCTCCGGCCGGGCCTTCACCTTCCCCATCCCCACGTACAACATCACCCCGGACTTCGACTGGGACCACCCGAACGCCCGCCGCCTGTTCGACATGACGGCGCGCTACGGCCTGCCGTACTTCCAGAACTTCATCAACTCCGACCTCGACCCCGGCCAGATCCGGTCGATGTGCTGCCGACTGCAGCTCGACCTGCGCGAGCTGCTCGCCCGCGGCAACGGCCTGTTCGGTTCGGCCGAACTGACCGGGTCCATCGGCGTGGTCACGGTCAACTGCGCGCGCCTCGGGTTCCTCCACGCCGGCGACATGCCGGCCCTGCTGGCGGAGCTCGACGATCTGCTCGCACTCGGGGTGGGGGTGCTCGAGGCCAGGCGCCGGACCGTCGCAAAGCTCATCGACGACGGGCTGTACCCGTACACCAGGCGGTGGCTGCCGGGCCTGGACAATCACTTTTCGACGCTCGGCGTCAACGGGATCAACGAGATGGTCCGCAATTTCACGGGCGACGCCGACGACATCACCACGGCGCGCGGGCACCGGATGGCCGCGGACCTGCTCGACCACATCCGCGCCCGCCTGGTCGAGTTCCAGGAGGAGACCGGCCACATGTTCAACCTGGAGGCCACGCCGGCGGAGGGCGCGACGTACCGTTTCGCGCGCGAGGACCGGCGCCGGTACCCCGGGATCCTGCAGGCCGGCACGGACGACGAGCCGTACTACACCAATTCCTCCCAGCTGCCCGTCGGCTACACGGATGACCCGTTCCGCGCGCTGGCGGAGCAGGAGGATCTGCAGTCGAAGTACACCGGCGGCACGGTGCTGCACCTGTACATGGGCGAGGCGCTGAATTCCGGCGATGCTTGCGCGGCGCTGGTCCGCCGGTCGCTGGAGAATTTCCACCTGCCCTACGTCACGGTGACGCCGACGTTCTCGGTGTGCCCGGTGCACGGGTACCGGTCCGGCGAGGTCGACGCGTGCCCGACCTGCGGCGGCGAGGTCGAGGTGTGGACGCGCGTCATGGGCTACTTCCGCCCGGTGTCGTCGTTCAACGTGGGCAAGAAGGGCGAGCACCACGAGCGGCTGGCCTTCGCGCAGGGCCATCTCGCCTCGCAGGGTCATGTCGCCTGA
- a CDS encoding anaerobic ribonucleoside-triphosphate reductase activating protein, which yields MSPDSLCDVAPAPVPVAGVVPFSSVDWPGTLAATLFLQGCPWRCPYCHNPDLRDAAKCGDVGAAAHDLEWRGVLDLLGERRGLLDAVVFTGGEPTMHRGLGTAIDAVHDMGFAVGLHTSGCYPEALGRIVREHCPEWIGLDVKSDPRDAQAYARVAYGGGDFGGGEHGGGEAGRGFAPAQLVAGAKVLRSLEIVAGAMMGAAPGATAGAEPVPDGAGARRPALEVRTTVWPDSPAVAGVPGIADVLAGVATEPGAELATEFEGKAAFTWAIQKARPDGVSPDAEAAAGFRADRPGWADEFDELVAGARERLRGTSVAVIGR from the coding sequence ATGTCGCCTGATTCGCTTTGCGACGTCGCCCCGGCTCCCGTGCCCGTCGCGGGCGTGGTGCCCTTTTCCTCCGTCGATTGGCCGGGGACGCTGGCGGCGACGCTGTTCCTGCAGGGGTGCCCGTGGCGCTGCCCGTATTGCCACAACCCGGATCTTCGGGATGCGGCGAAGTGCGGTGACGTCGGGGCGGCGGCGCATGACCTGGAGTGGCGCGGGGTGCTGGACCTGCTGGGCGAGCGGCGGGGGCTGCTCGACGCCGTGGTGTTCACCGGCGGGGAGCCGACCATGCACCGGGGGCTCGGCACCGCAATCGACGCGGTGCACGACATGGGCTTCGCCGTGGGACTGCACACGTCGGGCTGCTACCCGGAGGCGCTCGGGCGCATCGTGCGGGAGCACTGCCCCGAGTGGATCGGCCTGGACGTGAAGTCCGATCCCCGCGACGCGCAAGCCTATGCGCGGGTCGCGTACGGCGGCGGGGACTTTGGCGGAGGTGAGCACGGCGGCGGGGAGGCCGGCCGCGGCTTCGCGCCGGCCCAGCTCGTCGCCGGCGCGAAGGTGCTGCGCAGCCTGGAGATCGTCGCGGGAGCGATGATGGGCGCGGCGCCGGGAGCAACGGCGGGGGCCGAGCCGGTTCCGGACGGGGCAGGCGCCCGACGGCCGGCGCTCGAGGTCCGCACCACCGTGTGGCCGGATTCACCGGCGGTCGCGGGCGTGCCGGGCATCGCCGACGTGCTCGCCGGCGTGGCCACCGAGCCGGGTGCGGAGTTGGCCACGGAGTTTGAGGGAAAGGCCGCATTCACCTGGGCCATCCAGAAGGCACGGCCCGACGGGGTGTCGCCGGACGCCGAGGCCGCCGCCGGATTCCGCGCCGACCGCCCGGGATGGGCCGATGAGTTCGATGAGCTCGTCGCCGGCGCCCGCGAGCGGCTGCGCGGCACCTCGGTGGCGGTCATCGGCCGGTAG